A stretch of Desulfotignum phosphitoxidans DSM 13687 DNA encodes these proteins:
- a CDS encoding IclR family transcriptional regulator: MTKRYQAPIVKKAFDILTAISRSGKGLRISDISACLDISKSTVHGITAALEEQGAIRRDPVSKRYTIGLTLMELGKAAYERVDIIQTARPVMEHLMEQCNESVFLGIRNQDRVTVIDIVESRKDFKISSPIGTPLPLLAGAVGKAFLACMPPADAADYLKAHPIRRFTARTIIDPDVYLEELHTVKSRGYALDDEEYLVGVRAVAVCLSPFSDQLPALWVVGFKAGMSDDQMPHIIDQTLDAARRINRALA, translated from the coding sequence ATGACCAAACGCTACCAGGCACCCATTGTTAAAAAAGCCTTTGATATTCTCACCGCCATTTCCAGATCCGGGAAAGGCCTGCGCATCAGTGACATTTCCGCTTGTCTGGACATCAGCAAAAGCACGGTTCACGGCATTACCGCAGCACTGGAAGAACAGGGCGCCATCCGCCGGGATCCCGTATCCAAACGCTACACCATCGGGCTGACCCTGATGGAACTGGGCAAAGCCGCGTATGAGCGGGTGGATATCATTCAAACGGCCCGGCCCGTCATGGAGCATCTGATGGAACAATGCAATGAATCCGTGTTCCTGGGAATCCGGAATCAGGACCGTGTCACAGTCATTGACATTGTCGAATCCCGAAAGGATTTCAAGATCAGTTCTCCCATTGGTACACCCCTTCCGCTGCTGGCCGGGGCCGTGGGAAAAGCGTTTTTAGCCTGCATGCCCCCGGCAGATGCAGCCGATTATCTGAAAGCCCATCCCATCCGCCGGTTCACGGCCCGGACCATTATAGACCCGGACGTCTATCTTGAAGAACTTCACACCGTGAAATCCAGAGGATATGCCTTAGATGATGAGGAATATTTAGTGGGTGTAAGGGCCGTGGCCGTGTGTCTGTCGCCCTTCTCCGACCAGCTGCCCGCCCTGTGGGTGGTGGGATTCAAGGCCGGGATGTCCGATGACCAGATGCCGCACATCATTGATCAGACCCTGGATGCGGCCCGGCGGATCAACCGGGCACTGGCCTGA